The following coding sequences are from one Mycobacterium bourgelatii window:
- the mhpA gene encoding bifunctional 3-(3-hydroxy-phenyl)propionate/3-hydroxycinnamic acid hydroxylase MhpA — MNADRIPRIPVVIVGAGPTGITAATLLAQYGVDCLILERWPGVYQKPRAVHLDDEVYRILARLGIAGEFAAISRPTLGLRLLDKRFRVLGEFRRDPGVGVHGFPQANMFDQPELESLLRANLNRFPCAELRGGADVTDISPVGDGFVRVTFTDRSDGRVHQVDAEYVLGCDGANSTVRSRMGSTMRDLHFAQRWLVVDVATDADLHQWDGVYQVCDPVRAGTYMRIGKSRYRWEFQLLPGENSADFDTITTLHPLIAPWTTGVPISELTLLRVAEYTFRAQIADRWRRGNMFILGDAAHLTPPFIGQGMGAGVRDAMNLAWKVAAVHSGALAPDVLDTYEQERKPHTRSLIRLALNMGRAMTGGGRPGNVARHLVLPRLRLIPGLREKVVDSTTPRLRACALVTRSFLSRLPGTLCPNPIMPSGRRLDDVVGADFLFVTATPLSYANHTALRRRGLAVLTAVPGGDLANWLRRGRAQAALVRPDRTVMRTARDPAALQAWTVNHLQAPCPAPLHSV; from the coding sequence GTGAACGCAGACCGGATCCCGCGCATCCCCGTCGTCATCGTCGGCGCCGGACCGACGGGGATCACCGCCGCCACGCTGCTGGCCCAGTACGGTGTCGACTGCCTGATCCTCGAACGATGGCCTGGCGTCTACCAAAAACCCCGAGCCGTCCACCTGGACGACGAGGTCTACCGCATCCTCGCACGCCTCGGCATTGCCGGCGAGTTCGCCGCGATATCCCGGCCCACTCTTGGCCTCCGTTTGCTGGACAAGCGATTTCGCGTGCTGGGCGAGTTCCGCCGGGACCCCGGCGTGGGGGTGCACGGCTTCCCCCAGGCCAACATGTTCGACCAGCCGGAACTGGAGTCCCTGCTCCGGGCGAACCTCAACCGCTTCCCGTGCGCTGAACTGCGCGGCGGCGCCGACGTCACCGATATCTCACCCGTCGGCGATGGCTTTGTGCGCGTCACTTTCACAGACCGTTCCGACGGCCGGGTTCACCAGGTCGACGCCGAATATGTCCTTGGTTGCGACGGCGCAAACAGCACGGTGCGCAGCCGAATGGGTTCCACCATGCGGGATTTGCACTTCGCGCAACGCTGGTTGGTCGTCGATGTGGCCACCGATGCCGACCTACACCAGTGGGACGGTGTGTACCAGGTCTGCGATCCGGTACGTGCCGGCACCTACATGCGCATCGGGAAGTCACGATATCGCTGGGAGTTTCAACTGCTGCCCGGCGAGAACAGCGCCGACTTCGACACCATCACCACACTGCACCCGCTCATCGCGCCGTGGACCACCGGTGTCCCGATCAGCGAGTTGACGCTGCTGCGGGTGGCGGAGTACACCTTCCGCGCGCAGATAGCCGACCGATGGCGCCGGGGCAACATGTTCATCCTCGGCGACGCGGCACACCTCACGCCGCCATTCATCGGGCAAGGCATGGGTGCCGGCGTACGCGACGCGATGAATCTCGCTTGGAAAGTTGCCGCAGTGCACAGCGGCGCGCTTGCCCCTGATGTCCTCGACACCTATGAGCAGGAGCGCAAACCGCATACCCGCTCGCTGATTCGATTGGCACTCAACATGGGGCGGGCGATGACGGGCGGCGGCCGTCCGGGCAACGTGGCCCGCCATCTGGTGCTGCCGCGACTGCGCCTGATTCCCGGCCTGCGCGAGAAGGTGGTCGATTCGACCACACCGAGGTTGCGCGCCTGCGCGCTGGTGACACGCAGTTTTCTTTCCCGGCTACCCGGCACGCTCTGCCCGAACCCGATCATGCCGAGCGGGCGACGACTCGACGACGTGGTGGGCGCGGACTTCCTGTTCGTCACCGCCACTCCCCTGTCCTACGCCAACCACACGGCGCTCCGTCGGCGTGGCCTCGCGGTACTCACCGCCGTCCCGGGCGGTGACCTCGCGAACTGGCTGAGGCGAGGGCGCGCCCAAGCCGCGCTGGTACGTCCCGATCGGACGGTCATGCGAACCGCGCGGGACCCGGCGGCGCTGCAGGCATGGACCGTCAACCACCTACAGGCACCCTGCCCCGCCCCCCTGCACAGCGTCTAA
- a CDS encoding thiamine pyrophosphate-requiring protein: protein MVAEVGDYLLERLRDWGVTKVFGYPGDGINGLLAAWGRADNKPMFIQARHEEMSAFEAVGYAKFSGRLGVCAATSGPGAIHLLNGLYDAKLDRVPVLAIVGQTSRSAMGGSYQQEVDLLSLFKDVASDYVQMVTVPEQLPNVLDRAIRTALTRRTPTTLIIPNDVQELKYSAPTHEFKMVPSSLGFEQATVEPSRDGLQRAAEVLNAGRRVAMLIGCGARGAVAEVTEIADVLGAGVAKALLGKDVLSDELPWVTGAIGLLGTRPSYELMRDCDTLLTIGSSFPYSQFLPPYGSARGVQIDVDPALIGMRYPNEVNLVGDAASTLRALLPLLQRKSDRSWRETVEHNVARWWETMAMVADVSADPINPLRLFGELSPKLPDNAIVTADSGSAANWYARQLKFRGNMRGSLSGTLATMGPAVPYGIGAKFAHPNRPVIAFAGDGAMQMNGLAELITIAHYYKQWADPRMVIAVLHNNDLNQVTWEMRAMGGAPKFAESQTLPDVDYAGFAASLGLGAVTVTDPEQISSAWEQGLAADRPTVLDVHCDPNVPPVPPHATFDQIKSAAGAVLKGDEDSFAMIKEGVKVKAQEFLPHRKT from the coding sequence ATGGTGGCTGAGGTCGGCGATTATCTGTTGGAACGCCTGCGGGACTGGGGGGTCACCAAGGTCTTCGGCTACCCCGGCGACGGCATCAACGGGCTACTCGCCGCGTGGGGCCGCGCCGACAACAAACCGATGTTCATCCAGGCGCGCCACGAGGAAATGTCCGCGTTCGAAGCGGTCGGCTATGCGAAATTCAGTGGCCGCCTTGGGGTATGTGCCGCGACATCCGGCCCGGGTGCGATTCATCTGCTCAACGGCCTCTACGACGCCAAACTTGACCGGGTACCGGTTCTGGCGATCGTCGGGCAGACCAGCCGCAGCGCGATGGGCGGCTCCTATCAGCAGGAAGTCGACCTGCTGAGCTTGTTCAAGGACGTGGCCAGCGACTACGTCCAGATGGTTACCGTGCCCGAACAGTTGCCCAACGTGTTGGACCGCGCGATCCGGACGGCTTTGACCAGGCGGACGCCGACCACGCTCATCATCCCTAACGACGTGCAGGAGCTGAAATACTCTGCCCCCACCCACGAATTCAAGATGGTCCCCTCCAGCCTCGGATTCGAACAGGCCACCGTGGAACCGTCGCGTGACGGCTTGCAGCGCGCCGCCGAGGTGCTCAATGCCGGCCGGCGGGTGGCGATGCTCATCGGATGCGGTGCACGCGGTGCCGTCGCCGAGGTCACCGAGATTGCCGACGTGCTGGGTGCGGGCGTGGCGAAAGCGTTGCTGGGCAAGGATGTTTTGTCCGACGAGCTACCGTGGGTCACCGGAGCCATCGGTCTACTGGGCACACGGCCCAGCTACGAACTGATGCGCGACTGCGACACCCTGCTGACCATCGGGTCGAGTTTCCCCTACTCACAGTTCCTGCCGCCGTACGGTTCGGCCCGCGGTGTGCAAATCGACGTCGACCCGGCGCTGATCGGCATGCGCTACCCCAACGAGGTCAACCTCGTCGGCGACGCCGCCTCCACGCTCCGCGCATTGTTGCCGTTGCTGCAACGCAAGTCCGACCGGTCGTGGCGTGAGACGGTGGAACACAACGTGGCGCGATGGTGGGAAACCATGGCCATGGTTGCAGATGTGTCCGCGGATCCGATCAACCCGCTGCGGCTGTTCGGCGAGCTGTCACCGAAGCTGCCCGACAACGCGATTGTCACCGCTGACTCCGGATCGGCCGCGAATTGGTATGCCCGCCAACTGAAGTTCCGCGGCAACATGCGCGGCTCATTGTCAGGCACGTTGGCCACCATGGGCCCGGCCGTTCCTTACGGCATCGGCGCGAAGTTCGCCCACCCGAACCGCCCGGTCATCGCCTTCGCCGGGGACGGAGCCATGCAGATGAACGGGTTGGCCGAACTGATCACCATCGCGCATTACTACAAGCAGTGGGCGGACCCGCGAATGGTGATCGCGGTGCTGCACAACAATGACCTCAATCAGGTGACGTGGGAGATGCGGGCCATGGGCGGCGCACCGAAATTCGCTGAGTCCCAGACGTTGCCCGACGTGGACTACGCCGGATTCGCGGCCAGCCTCGGACTTGGCGCGGTGACGGTGACCGACCCTGAGCAGATTTCGTCGGCCTGGGAGCAGGGCCTCGCAGCGGACCGACCCACGGTGCTGGATGTGCACTGCGACCCGAACGTTCCGCCAGTACCACCGCACGCGACCTTCGATCAGATTAAGAGCGCCGCCGGCGCGGTCTTGAAGGGTGACGAGGACTCTTTCGCCATGATCAAAGAAGGCGTGAAAGTCAAGGCGCAGGAATTCTTGCCGCACCGAAAAACCTGA
- the mbp1 gene encoding microaggregate-binding protein 1, translating into MADKSGPQEGVEGVVEGVKGKAKEVIGAVAGRDDVKREGQAQQDKADAQRDAAKKEAEAEAARGGADAAEERQKANQ; encoded by the coding sequence ATGGCTGACAAGAGTGGCCCGCAAGAGGGCGTCGAAGGCGTCGTCGAGGGCGTTAAGGGCAAGGCAAAGGAAGTCATTGGCGCCGTAGCGGGCCGTGACGACGTCAAGCGCGAGGGCCAGGCCCAGCAGGACAAGGCTGACGCGCAGCGCGACGCTGCGAAGAAGGAAGCCGAAGCCGAGGCCGCCCGCGGTGGCGCCGACGCCGCTGAGGAGCGCCAGAAGGCCAACCAGTAA
- a CDS encoding HAD family hydrolase, whose amino-acid sequence MSANRESVYRPAVLFDVDGTLVDSNYLHVHAWQRAFAEVGIDVETWRIHRSIGMDGSTLVKSLSGNASEDKRKRLKDLHSRYYKEAAPLLRALPGARTLLQRVADLGLQVVLATSAPEDELSLLREVLDSEDLIAAVTSDDDVDTAKPKPDIVEVALRRAEVSAEHAVFVGDAVWDAEACVRAGVTCIGLLSGGVARDELKMAGVAAIFENAGELAEHLAETLIAQLASRVAS is encoded by the coding sequence TTGTCCGCCAACCGAGAATCGGTGTACCGACCCGCTGTGCTTTTCGATGTCGACGGAACGCTGGTCGATTCGAATTATCTGCATGTCCATGCTTGGCAGCGCGCCTTCGCCGAGGTCGGAATCGACGTCGAGACGTGGCGCATCCACCGGTCCATCGGCATGGATGGGTCCACGTTGGTCAAGTCATTGTCCGGCAACGCATCCGAGGACAAACGGAAGCGGCTGAAGGACTTGCACTCTCGTTACTACAAAGAGGCGGCACCGCTGTTGCGCGCGCTGCCTGGGGCGCGAACCCTGTTGCAGCGCGTAGCCGACCTCGGCCTCCAGGTGGTACTCGCGACGTCGGCTCCCGAAGACGAATTGTCGTTGTTGCGGGAAGTGCTCGACAGCGAGGACCTCATCGCCGCGGTGACATCGGACGACGACGTCGATACCGCGAAGCCAAAACCCGACATCGTCGAGGTCGCGTTGCGCCGGGCCGAAGTGTCCGCCGAACATGCGGTTTTCGTTGGCGATGCCGTCTGGGACGCTGAAGCATGTGTTCGAGCCGGCGTGACCTGCATCGGGTTGCTCAGCGGGGGTGTCGCCCGGGATGAGCTCAAGATGGCCGGTGTTGCAGCCATTTTCGAAAATGCGGGCGAGTTGGCCGAACACCTCGCCGAGACCCTGATCGCGCAGCTGGCCTCGAGGGTCGCCAGCTAA
- a CDS encoding SDR family NAD(P)-dependent oxidoreductase, with amino-acid sequence MVTGASAGIGRATARLLARRGTYLGLLARGQAGLEAAAAEVRAAGGEALAIPTDVSDFAAVERAASQVEEQFGPIDAWINVTLTSLFAPFTAIEADRYRRVTEVSYLGYVHGTMASLNRMRPRDSGVIVQVASAPGGRGTLQSADCGVGHAINGFTESVRSELLHERSHVHVTLCLLPAVAPACPLEVAAEGVVHALDHPRRKQYRVDSGSACAQAWVTRHARALISGATMASAIATARWGRHRRRQ; translated from the coding sequence GTGGTCACCGGCGCGAGCGCGGGGATCGGCCGAGCCACGGCCCGTCTGCTGGCGCGGCGGGGGACATACCTGGGCTTGCTGGCGCGCGGGCAGGCCGGCCTGGAGGCGGCGGCGGCCGAGGTACGCGCCGCCGGCGGAGAGGCGCTGGCGATTCCCACTGACGTCTCCGACTTCGCGGCGGTGGAGCGAGCGGCCAGCCAGGTCGAGGAGCAGTTCGGACCCATTGATGCGTGGATCAACGTCACCCTCACCTCGCTGTTCGCGCCCTTTACCGCCATCGAAGCGGACCGATACCGCCGGGTGACCGAGGTGAGCTACCTGGGCTACGTGCACGGCACCATGGCCTCGCTCAACCGGATGCGCCCACGTGATTCCGGCGTAATCGTGCAGGTAGCCTCGGCGCCCGGCGGTCGTGGGACGCTGCAATCCGCCGACTGCGGCGTCGGGCATGCGATCAACGGCTTCACGGAATCGGTTCGAAGCGAGTTGCTCCACGAGCGCAGTCACGTTCATGTGACGCTCTGTCTGTTGCCGGCCGTCGCACCGGCATGCCCCCTCGAGGTTGCCGCCGAAGGGGTTGTACATGCGTTGGACCATCCGCGCCGCAAGCAATATCGAGTCGACAGCGGCAGCGCATGCGCCCAAGCCTGGGTGACGCGCCACGCGCGGGCCCTGATCTCCGGAGCCACTATGGCCAGTGCCATCGCAACGGCACGCTGGGGACGGCACCGCCGTCGACAGTGA
- a CDS encoding UdgX family uracil-DNA binding protein (This protein belongs to the uracil DNA glycosylase superfamily, members of which act in excision repair of DNA. However, it belongs more specifically to UdgX branch, whose founding member was found to bind uracil in DNA (where it does not belong), without cleaving it, appears to promote DNA repair by a pathway involving RecA, rather than base excision.), whose protein sequence is MAGAKPSAQAGGAARYVPEHHDLRSLENAATSCRGCDLYKDATQTVFGHGGGDAPLMLVGEQPGDREDQEGLPFVGPAGRLLASALEDASIDPGLTYQTNAVKHFKFNRSGKRRIHQTPRRIEVVACQPWLLAEIEAVQPEVIVCLGATAAKSLLGSSFRVTAHRGERLEWPKDIVVDLDPQPFVVATLHPSALLRDRSDRRRANYESFVDDLRGAVAILK, encoded by the coding sequence ATGGCTGGCGCCAAACCGTCGGCACAGGCCGGGGGCGCGGCCCGCTACGTGCCCGAACACCATGATCTGCGTTCACTGGAGAACGCGGCCACCAGCTGCCGCGGCTGTGACCTGTACAAAGACGCCACCCAAACCGTATTCGGCCACGGTGGAGGCGATGCGCCGCTCATGCTGGTCGGTGAGCAGCCGGGCGATCGTGAAGACCAAGAAGGACTTCCGTTCGTCGGCCCCGCCGGTCGACTGCTCGCCAGTGCCCTCGAGGATGCCAGCATCGATCCTGGTTTGACCTATCAGACCAATGCCGTCAAGCACTTCAAGTTCAACCGATCGGGGAAGCGACGAATCCACCAGACCCCCCGACGCATCGAGGTCGTCGCCTGTCAACCCTGGTTGTTGGCCGAGATCGAGGCGGTACAACCGGAGGTGATCGTGTGCCTGGGGGCTACCGCCGCAAAATCTCTGCTGGGCAGTTCATTTCGCGTCACCGCGCACCGGGGCGAACGGCTGGAGTGGCCGAAAGACATCGTTGTCGACCTGGATCCGCAGCCGTTCGTGGTGGCCACCTTGCATCCTTCGGCGCTGTTGCGCGATCGCAGTGACCGTCGCCGGGCGAATTACGAGTCGTTTGTCGACGACTTGCGCGGCGCGGTAGCCATCCTGAAATAG
- a CDS encoding ChaB family protein, with protein MPKTTKRGAAKKDELPSTLRRSSAKAQRTFAKAHDAAAEQYGTEERAHRVAYAAVKHSFEKVGDHWEAKEEKGPSDERAERGGLENPLPSEEGVDANASKKHLLDIARRLDVSGRSKMTKPELVEAIKKHNRRAQRR; from the coding sequence ATGCCCAAGACGACGAAGCGCGGCGCCGCGAAGAAGGACGAGTTGCCCAGCACGCTGCGACGCTCCAGCGCCAAGGCGCAGCGCACGTTCGCCAAGGCGCACGACGCGGCCGCCGAACAATACGGCACCGAGGAGCGGGCTCACCGGGTGGCGTACGCCGCGGTCAAGCACAGCTTTGAAAAGGTGGGCGATCACTGGGAAGCCAAAGAGGAAAAGGGCCCGTCCGACGAGCGCGCCGAACGGGGCGGGCTGGAAAACCCGCTGCCGTCGGAAGAGGGAGTGGATGCCAATGCGAGTAAAAAGCATCTGCTGGACATAGCGCGCCGGCTCGACGTCTCTGGTCGGTCAAAGATGACCAAGCCCGAACTCGTCGAGGCGATCAAGAAACACAATCGTCGCGCCCAACGTCGCTGA
- a CDS encoding DUF1360 domain-containing protein, whose protein sequence is MADVSDASAEVAARAQQEADEYRGDNPRPLGGYLVVMGAYGALLALAAVLAAVTGRRLPEGWRIQDLFTVTAGAHKLSRTLSKGAVTSPLRAPFTRYSGTGGPAEVMEESRETSDLRHSVGELLTCPFCLDVWVTTAFVIGLVFVPRFTRLVAGGFTALTGADFLHLAYAKAQQAVEG, encoded by the coding sequence GTGGCTGACGTATCTGACGCTAGCGCGGAGGTGGCTGCGCGCGCACAACAGGAAGCCGACGAATATCGCGGCGACAATCCCCGCCCGTTGGGCGGCTATCTGGTGGTGATGGGCGCCTACGGCGCACTCCTTGCGCTGGCCGCAGTACTGGCGGCGGTCACCGGACGTAGGTTGCCGGAAGGTTGGCGCATTCAAGACCTGTTCACGGTGACGGCTGGCGCACACAAACTTTCGCGCACTCTGTCCAAGGGCGCGGTGACCAGCCCGCTGCGCGCACCGTTTACCCGCTACTCGGGCACGGGCGGTCCGGCCGAGGTCATGGAGGAGTCCCGGGAAACAAGCGACTTACGGCATAGCGTGGGGGAGTTGCTCACCTGCCCGTTCTGCCTCGATGTCTGGGTAACCACGGCATTCGTCATCGGGTTGGTCTTCGTTCCCAGATTCACCCGTCTGGTAGCCGGCGGCTTCACCGCACTGACCGGGGCCGACTTCCTTCACCTTGCTTACGCGAAGGCTCAGCAAGCGGTGGAGGGCTAG
- a CDS encoding aminotransferase class I/II-fold pyridoxal phosphate-dependent enzyme, protein MDQSQAPLLDALSDYHRSNRYGFTPPGHRQGAGTDARVLAVMGKDPFRNDLLATNGLDDRRSSGKYLARAEELMAHAVGADTAFFSTCGSSLSVKAAMMAVAGCAQGGLLVARDSHKSIVAGLIFSGVQPHWITPRWDSEHHFSHPPSPAQVKAAWEEHPDAAGALIVSPSPYGTCADIGAIADVCHERGKPLIVDEAWGAHLPFHEDLPTWAMDAGADVCVVSVHKMGAGFEQGSVFHLQGDLVDADLLSSCADLLMTTSPNVMVYAALDGWRRQMVEHGHDLLSAELELAGRLRKSLAEIPEVVVLQDELLGKEASCDLDVTQVLMDVADSGTSGYQAADWLRNNCQLDLGLSDHRRILATMSFADNAETADRLRTAMAQWRDAARGFEQPPPIHLPAPSELQLETVQLPRDAFFGPTEMVPADKAGGRIAAEQITPYPPGIPAVVPGERLTDGVVDYLRSGVDAGMTLPDPADPKAEHFRVVA, encoded by the coding sequence ATGGATCAGTCGCAAGCGCCCCTGTTGGATGCGCTGTCCGACTATCACCGCAGCAACCGGTACGGGTTCACGCCACCGGGGCACCGCCAGGGCGCCGGCACCGACGCCCGAGTCCTTGCGGTGATGGGTAAGGACCCATTCCGCAACGACCTGCTGGCCACCAATGGACTCGACGATCGCCGGTCCAGCGGAAAGTATCTGGCGCGGGCCGAGGAACTGATGGCCCACGCCGTCGGCGCCGACACGGCGTTCTTTTCCACCTGCGGCAGTTCGCTTTCGGTCAAGGCAGCCATGATGGCCGTGGCGGGCTGTGCGCAGGGTGGCCTGCTGGTCGCCCGGGACAGCCACAAGTCGATCGTGGCGGGATTGATCTTTTCTGGCGTGCAGCCGCACTGGATCACCCCGCGCTGGGACAGCGAACACCACTTCTCCCACCCGCCGTCACCGGCCCAGGTGAAAGCCGCCTGGGAAGAACATCCCGACGCGGCCGGCGCCCTGATCGTCAGCCCGAGCCCATACGGCACCTGCGCCGACATCGGGGCTATCGCCGACGTGTGCCACGAGCGCGGCAAGCCGCTGATCGTCGACGAGGCATGGGGCGCCCATCTGCCGTTCCACGAAGACCTGCCGACCTGGGCGATGGACGCCGGAGCCGACGTCTGCGTGGTGAGCGTCCACAAGATGGGCGCCGGATTCGAGCAAGGCTCGGTATTTCACCTCCAGGGCGACCTGGTCGACGCCGACCTGTTGTCTTCGTGCGCCGACCTGTTGATGACCACCAGCCCCAACGTGATGGTCTACGCCGCTTTGGACGGTTGGCGCCGCCAGATGGTCGAGCATGGTCACGATCTGCTCAGCGCCGAACTGGAACTGGCCGGCCGGTTGCGAAAGAGTCTTGCCGAGATACCCGAGGTTGTTGTCCTCCAAGACGAGTTGCTGGGCAAGGAGGCTTCCTGCGACCTGGACGTTACGCAGGTGCTGATGGATGTCGCCGATAGCGGAACCTCCGGATACCAAGCCGCGGACTGGCTACGCAACAACTGCCAGCTCGACCTCGGGCTCAGCGATCACCGCCGGATTCTGGCCACCATGTCCTTCGCCGACAACGCGGAAACCGCGGACCGGCTGCGCACCGCGATGGCCCAATGGCGCGACGCGGCCCGAGGGTTCGAGCAGCCACCACCGATCCACCTGCCCGCACCGTCGGAATTACAGCTCGAGACAGTGCAATTGCCACGAGACGCCTTCTTCGGCCCTACCGAGATGGTCCCAGCGGACAAAGCCGGCGGGCGCATTGCCGCGGAGCAGATCACTCCCTATCCACCGGGCATTCCCGCCGTCGTACCCGGCGAGCGCCTCACCGACGGCGTTGTCGACTACCTGCGATCAGGTGTCGACGCGGGCATGACACTGCCCGACCCTGCCGATCCGAAAGCCGAACACTTCCGGGTGGTCGCATAG
- a CDS encoding MerR family transcriptional regulator — protein MVDRPGGNGSPPTDRGVYGISVASELSGIPVQSLRLYERHGLLAPARSEGGTRRYSVDDLARLERISALVEAGVNLAGIARILNLEDDNAALAAANSYLRSTNRSLRNKAKKKPNPETSD, from the coding sequence ATGGTCGATCGCCCTGGCGGTAACGGTTCGCCGCCAACCGATCGTGGCGTGTATGGGATCTCGGTTGCGTCAGAACTTTCCGGCATACCCGTGCAGTCGCTGCGACTGTATGAGCGCCACGGGCTGCTGGCCCCGGCCCGTAGCGAGGGTGGAACGCGGCGCTACAGCGTCGACGACCTAGCAAGGCTGGAACGCATCAGTGCGCTCGTCGAGGCCGGAGTCAATCTGGCCGGGATCGCGCGCATTCTCAATCTTGAAGACGACAACGCCGCACTCGCGGCGGCCAATTCGTACTTGCGGTCCACCAACCGCAGCCTGCGCAACAAGGCGAAGAAGAAACCCAATCCGGAGACATCGGACTGA
- a CDS encoding Hsp20/alpha crystallin family protein — translation MLMRTDPFRELDRFAQQVFGTAARPAVMPMDAWREGDKFVVEFDLPGIDADSLDIDIERNVVTVKAERPGLDPNREMLATERPRGVFSRQLVLGDNLDTDKIEATYQEGVLSLHIPVAERAKPRKISVSRGNGHHQVIEHEEEQPKVIEREESEREMVNA, via the coding sequence ATGCTGATGCGTACCGACCCGTTCCGCGAACTCGACCGCTTTGCGCAACAAGTCTTCGGCACAGCGGCTCGCCCCGCCGTGATGCCGATGGACGCGTGGCGTGAAGGCGACAAATTCGTCGTCGAGTTCGACCTGCCCGGCATCGACGCCGACTCTCTGGACATCGACATCGAGCGCAATGTGGTGACCGTAAAGGCCGAACGGCCCGGCCTCGACCCCAACCGCGAGATGCTGGCCACGGAGCGTCCCCGTGGTGTGTTCAGCCGCCAACTAGTCCTTGGCGACAACCTCGACACCGACAAGATCGAAGCGACCTACCAGGAAGGGGTGTTGAGCCTGCACATTCCGGTGGCCGAGCGGGCCAAGCCGCGCAAGATTTCGGTCAGCCGCGGCAATGGGCACCACCAGGTGATCGAGCACGAGGAAGAGCAGCCCAAGGTGATCGAGCGGGAGGAGTCAGAGCGGGAGATGGTCAACGCCTGA